A genome region from Romeriopsis navalis LEGE 11480 includes the following:
- a CDS encoding photosystem II protein Y: protein MDIDFRIALVLGPLAVAAGWAGFNIFRAALQQVQLFMDKEG, encoded by the coding sequence ATGGATATCGATTTTCGGATTGCGCTTGTCTTGGGACCGTTGGCAGTCGCAGCAGGTTGGGCAGGATTCAATATCTTCCGTGCCGCTTTGCAGCAGGTTCAGCTTTTTATGGACAAGGAAGGTTAG
- a CDS encoding photosystem I assembly protein Ycf3 produces MPRTQKNDNFIDKSFTVMADIILKVFPASRKEKEAFAYYRDGMSAQADGEYAEALENYEEALRLEEDSTDRSYILYNIGLIKASNGEHDVALDLYHEALDCNARMPQALNNIAVIYHFKGEQAKDEGDEESGETWFDKAAEYWKRAIMLAPNNYIEAQNWMKTTGRSNIDVFF; encoded by the coding sequence ATGCCAAGAACGCAAAAGAACGATAATTTTATCGACAAGAGTTTTACGGTGATGGCCGACATCATCCTTAAGGTGTTTCCGGCAAGCCGTAAGGAAAAGGAAGCCTTTGCCTACTATCGGGATGGGATGTCCGCGCAAGCAGATGGTGAATACGCCGAAGCGCTAGAAAACTACGAAGAAGCCCTGCGCTTAGAGGAAGATTCAACCGATCGCAGCTACATTCTCTACAACATCGGCTTAATCAAAGCCAGTAACGGCGAGCATGATGTTGCGCTTGACCTGTATCACGAAGCCTTGGACTGTAACGCGCGGATGCCCCAGGCCTTAAACAATATTGCGGTAATTTACCACTTCAAAGGTGAACAAGCCAAAGACGAAGGGGACGAAGAATCCGGTGAAACCTGGTTTGACAAGGCCGCCGAATATTGGAAAAGAGCGATTATGCTTGCGCCCAATAACTACATTGAGGCCCAGAACTGGATGAAAACCACGGGTCGCTCTAATATCGACGTCTTCTTTTAA